A stretch of the Mycobacterium sp. ITM-2016-00317 genome encodes the following:
- a CDS encoding DeoR/GlpR family DNA-binding transcription regulator encodes MTLDVKTRRERIEQRVRSAREVNFADLAEEFDVSEMTIRRDVEVLEGLGVLRRVVGGAIAVQGKDTEPSFATRVADAAQEKIHIADVVADLIGVNETLILDSGSTALAVANSLKGRGLGLTVVTPSVLAALALVDEPDTTVILTGGELRAGELSLIGPITEDTLASYNCDTYVMGVAGIDSDRGISDYHQAESRVKRVAGRRADRVIVAADKSKLGRVTFVSITALSQVQTIVSDGPPDHPALVAAREAGVEVICVAGQDDSSTQAAGGQR; translated from the coding sequence GTGACCTTAGACGTGAAGACCCGCAGGGAACGGATCGAACAACGCGTTCGCTCCGCCCGCGAGGTCAACTTCGCCGACCTGGCCGAGGAGTTCGACGTCTCCGAGATGACGATCCGCCGTGACGTCGAGGTGCTGGAAGGCCTCGGTGTGCTGCGCCGGGTCGTCGGCGGCGCGATCGCAGTGCAGGGCAAGGACACCGAGCCGTCGTTCGCGACCCGGGTGGCCGACGCCGCGCAGGAGAAGATCCACATCGCCGACGTCGTGGCCGACCTGATCGGGGTCAACGAGACACTGATCCTGGACTCCGGGAGCACCGCGCTGGCCGTCGCCAACTCACTGAAGGGCCGCGGCCTCGGCCTGACGGTCGTCACGCCGAGCGTGCTGGCCGCGCTGGCCCTGGTCGACGAGCCGGACACCACCGTGATACTCACCGGCGGCGAGCTGCGCGCCGGTGAGCTCAGCCTGATCGGGCCCATCACCGAGGACACGCTGGCCAGCTACAACTGCGACACCTATGTGATGGGTGTGGCCGGTATCGACAGCGACCGCGGGATCTCCGACTACCACCAGGCCGAGAGCCGGGTGAAACGCGTGGCCGGCCGGCGGGCCGACCGCGTGATCGTGGCAGCGGACAAGAGCAAGCTCGGCCGCGTCACCTTCGTCAGCATCACCGCGTTGTCCCAGGTCCAGACCATCGTCAGCGACGGACCGCCCGACCACCCCGCACTGGTCGCCGCGCGCGAAGCCGGCGTTGAAGTGATCTGTGTTGCCGGACAAGACGATTCATCTACACAGGCAGCCGGAGGACAGCGGTGA
- a CDS encoding FGGY-family carbohydrate kinase: MSRYTIGVDIGTTGTKTVLLDTQGGLLATANRETTLHSPAPGFAEADTAQWYRNVIESIREVVATSGVAPEQIGALATSGMVPAVVPVDAAGNPLRHAILQNDARAHREVAELAEVLAGTDLVSLTGSALTQQSVAPTTVWLREHEPEVYAETAHWVGSYDWVLSALGAPVHVEQNWALESGLFEIDGELATDVLRAAGLDAATLAPIRRPGTRVGELSARAAAETGLRAGTALVVGGADHVLSAFAAGVNDPGDALVKLGGAGDILVASDTQIVDERLYLDAHPVPGHWLPNGCMATSGSLIRWFQALIGGPELTALDDEAASRPPAEILCLPYFLGEKSPLHDPDLRGVFAGMHLGHTRADMYRSVLEAIAFGFRHHVEVFGEIGIPFTRVMITNGGSKSTLWKQIHADVLGHDMLPVRGHPGASLGAAVIAAIGVGALDDWSDAARFITLDAPYTPDPARRAAYDEAYATWRELGTAMAPISHTLARTTR; the protein is encoded by the coding sequence GTGAGCAGATACACCATCGGTGTCGACATCGGCACCACCGGCACCAAGACGGTGCTCCTGGACACGCAGGGCGGCCTGCTGGCCACCGCGAACCGGGAGACCACCCTGCACTCCCCCGCGCCCGGCTTCGCCGAGGCCGACACCGCGCAGTGGTACCGCAACGTCATCGAGTCGATCCGCGAGGTGGTGGCCACCAGCGGGGTGGCGCCCGAGCAGATCGGCGCCCTGGCCACCTCGGGCATGGTGCCGGCCGTGGTCCCGGTCGACGCCGCGGGGAACCCGTTGCGGCACGCGATACTTCAGAACGACGCCCGCGCCCACCGCGAGGTCGCCGAGCTGGCCGAGGTGCTGGCCGGCACCGACCTGGTGAGCCTGACCGGGTCCGCGCTGACCCAGCAGTCGGTGGCCCCCACCACGGTGTGGCTGCGCGAACACGAACCCGAGGTGTACGCCGAGACCGCGCACTGGGTCGGCTCCTACGACTGGGTGCTGTCCGCGCTGGGCGCACCGGTGCACGTCGAACAGAACTGGGCACTGGAGTCGGGCCTGTTCGAGATCGACGGGGAACTGGCGACCGACGTGCTGCGCGCCGCCGGCCTGGACGCGGCCACGCTGGCCCCGATCCGGCGTCCCGGCACCCGGGTCGGCGAACTCAGTGCCCGCGCCGCGGCGGAGACCGGCCTGCGCGCAGGCACCGCGCTGGTGGTCGGCGGGGCAGACCACGTGCTGTCGGCGTTCGCGGCAGGTGTCAACGATCCCGGCGACGCCCTGGTGAAACTCGGTGGAGCGGGCGACATCCTGGTCGCCAGCGACACGCAGATCGTCGACGAACGCCTGTATCTGGACGCCCACCCGGTGCCGGGCCACTGGCTGCCCAACGGCTGCATGGCCACCAGCGGCAGCCTGATCCGGTGGTTCCAGGCATTGATCGGCGGTCCCGAGTTGACCGCGCTCGACGACGAGGCCGCCTCCCGCCCGCCCGCCGAGATCCTGTGCCTGCCGTATTTCCTCGGCGAGAAGAGCCCATTGCACGACCCGGACCTGCGTGGCGTCTTCGCCGGCATGCACCTGGGGCACACCAGGGCGGACATGTACCGCTCGGTGCTGGAGGCGATCGCGTTCGGGTTCCGCCACCACGTCGAGGTGTTCGGCGAGATCGGCATCCCGTTCACCCGGGTGATGATCACCAACGGCGGCTCCAAATCGACTCTGTGGAAACAGATTCACGCCGACGTGCTGGGCCACGACATGCTTCCGGTGCGCGGTCACCCGGGCGCGTCGCTGGGCGCCGCGGTGATCGCCGCGATCGGCGTCGGCGCGCTCGACGACTGGTCGGACGCGGCACGCTTCATCACTTTGGACGCGCCCTACACCCCGGATCCGGCCCGCCGCGCGGCCTACGACGAGGCCTACGCCACCTGGCGTGAGCTCGGTACCGCGATGGCCCCGATCTCCCACACTCTGGCCCGCACCACCCGATGA
- a CDS encoding transglutaminase family protein has product MGIKVALEHRTSYTFDRLVEVYPHVVRLRPAPHSRTPIEAYSLTVEPADHFVNWQQDAFGNFVARLVFPSRTRSLTITVGLIADMMVVNPFDFFIEEYAERVGFAYPAALAEDLKPYLRPVDEDDDGSGPGGLAQAWVENFTVASGTRTIDFLVALNRAVNADVGYSVRMEPGVQTPDVTLRTGIGSCRDSAWLLVSILRQLGLAARFVSGYLVQLTSDVEALDGPSGPTADFTDLHAWTEVYIPGAGWIGLDPTSGLFAGEGHIPLSATPHPASAAPITGATEPCETTLEFTNVVTRVHEDPRVTLPYTEQAWAAINALGARVDDRLAADDVRLTMGGEPTFVSIDNRVDPEWTTDADGPHKRERASALAARLKAVWAPHGLVQRSQGKWYPGEPLPRWQIGLYWRTDGEPLWADEKLLADPWSEDPDPRTPEPDAPARLLGAVADGLDLPAGQVRPAYEDGLVRLAKAVRRPDGDPVPAEDDLGGDSPDARAELLARLDTSVAEPAAFVLPLHRRDDDTGWASADWRLRRGRIVLLDGDSPAGLRLPLDSISWRPPRPALPADPIERRPPLPGHGTAGHDPATPEEEDTDRLPTTALVGQVRDGLLYVFLPPTEELEHFVDLVHRIESAAAAVGCPVVIEGYGPPDDPRLTAMSITPDPGVIEVNVAPTASFADQRAQLETLYAQARLARLSTEQFGNDGTHGGTGGGNHITLGGITPADSPLLRRPDLLVSLLTYWQRHPALSYLFAGRFIGTTSQAPRVDEGRPEALYELEIAFAEIARLTREPGETAAPEHGCSASSAPEHGRSASSAPEHGRSASSAPWLADRALRHLLTDITGNTHRAEFCIDKLYSPDSARGRLGLLELRGFEMPPHPQMAMVQSLLVRSLVAWFWDEPLRAPLIRHGANLHGRYLLPHFVIQDIAEVAAELRGHGVEFDTSWLDPFTEFRFPRIGTAVLGGVEMELRGAIEPWNVLGEEATAGGTARYVDSSVERLQIRLIGADRQRHLVTVNGHPVPMLATDNPDVQVGGVRYRAWQPPSALHPTITVDGPLRFELVDAATGMSRGGCTYHVSHPGGRAYDTPPVNAVEAESRRARRFETSGFTPGKVDLAGLREKQARQATDVGAPGILDLRRVRTVLQ; this is encoded by the coding sequence ATGGGTATCAAGGTGGCCCTGGAGCACCGCACCAGCTACACGTTCGACAGACTCGTCGAGGTCTATCCGCACGTGGTCCGGCTGCGCCCTGCGCCGCACTCGCGCACCCCGATCGAGGCCTACTCGTTGACGGTCGAACCGGCCGATCACTTCGTCAACTGGCAGCAGGACGCCTTCGGCAACTTCGTGGCCAGGCTGGTGTTCCCGTCGCGCACCCGGAGTTTGACCATCACCGTCGGGCTGATCGCGGACATGATGGTGGTCAACCCGTTCGACTTCTTCATCGAGGAGTACGCCGAACGCGTCGGCTTCGCCTACCCGGCGGCGCTGGCCGAGGACCTCAAGCCCTACCTGCGCCCGGTCGACGAGGACGACGACGGCTCCGGGCCCGGCGGCCTTGCCCAGGCATGGGTGGAGAACTTCACCGTGGCCTCCGGCACCCGCACCATCGACTTCCTCGTCGCGCTCAACCGTGCCGTCAACGCCGACGTCGGTTACTCGGTGCGGATGGAACCGGGTGTGCAGACCCCGGACGTCACGCTGCGCACCGGTATCGGGTCGTGCCGGGACTCGGCGTGGCTTCTGGTCTCCATCCTGCGTCAGCTCGGCCTGGCCGCCCGGTTCGTGTCGGGCTACCTCGTGCAGCTGACCTCCGACGTCGAAGCGCTCGACGGGCCGTCGGGCCCGACCGCGGACTTCACCGATCTGCACGCCTGGACCGAGGTCTACATCCCGGGCGCCGGCTGGATCGGTCTCGACCCGACCTCCGGGCTGTTCGCCGGCGAGGGACACATCCCGCTGTCGGCGACGCCCCACCCGGCCTCGGCCGCGCCGATCACCGGTGCGACCGAACCCTGCGAGACGACATTGGAATTCACCAACGTCGTGACCCGCGTCCACGAGGACCCGCGGGTGACCCTGCCCTACACGGAGCAGGCCTGGGCGGCGATCAACGCGCTGGGCGCGCGCGTCGACGACCGGCTGGCCGCGGACGACGTGCGGCTGACGATGGGCGGTGAACCGACCTTCGTCTCGATCGACAACCGCGTCGACCCGGAATGGACCACCGACGCCGACGGCCCGCACAAGCGCGAGCGGGCCTCCGCGCTGGCCGCCCGGCTGAAGGCGGTGTGGGCGCCGCACGGCCTGGTCCAGCGCAGCCAGGGCAAGTGGTATCCGGGGGAGCCGTTGCCGCGCTGGCAGATCGGCCTGTACTGGCGGACCGACGGCGAACCCCTGTGGGCGGACGAGAAACTGCTGGCCGACCCGTGGTCGGAGGACCCGGACCCGCGCACACCGGAGCCGGACGCCCCGGCCCGGCTGCTCGGCGCGGTCGCCGACGGCCTCGACCTGCCCGCCGGTCAGGTCCGGCCCGCCTACGAGGACGGGTTGGTGCGCCTGGCCAAGGCCGTGCGCCGGCCCGACGGCGACCCGGTGCCCGCCGAAGACGATCTCGGCGGCGACAGTCCCGACGCGCGCGCCGAACTGCTGGCCCGGCTGGACACCTCGGTGGCCGAGCCCGCCGCGTTCGTGCTGCCGCTGCACCGCCGCGACGACGACACCGGGTGGGCGAGCGCGGACTGGCGGCTGCGCCGCGGCCGGATCGTGTTGCTCGACGGCGATTCCCCGGCCGGACTCCGCCTCCCGCTGGACTCGATCAGCTGGCGTCCACCCCGCCCGGCACTGCCCGCCGACCCGATCGAGCGCCGCCCGCCGCTGCCCGGCCACGGAACGGCCGGGCACGACCCCGCGACCCCGGAGGAAGAGGACACCGACCGGTTGCCGACGACCGCGCTGGTCGGCCAGGTCCGCGACGGTCTGCTGTACGTGTTCCTGCCGCCCACCGAGGAGCTGGAGCACTTCGTCGACCTCGTGCACCGGATCGAGTCGGCCGCGGCGGCCGTCGGGTGCCCCGTGGTGATCGAGGGCTACGGACCGCCCGACGATCCCCGGCTCACGGCCATGTCGATCACCCCGGATCCGGGCGTCATCGAGGTCAACGTCGCCCCGACCGCGTCGTTCGCCGACCAGCGCGCGCAACTTGAGACGCTCTACGCCCAGGCCAGGCTGGCCCGCCTGTCCACCGAACAGTTCGGCAACGACGGCACACACGGCGGCACCGGCGGCGGCAACCACATCACCCTCGGCGGCATCACCCCGGCGGATTCGCCGCTGCTGCGCCGTCCCGACCTGCTGGTCTCACTGCTGACCTACTGGCAGCGGCACCCGGCGCTGTCCTACCTGTTCGCCGGCAGGTTCATCGGCACCACCTCGCAGGCGCCGCGGGTGGACGAGGGCCGTCCCGAGGCCCTCTACGAGCTGGAGATCGCGTTCGCCGAGATCGCCCGGCTGACCCGGGAGCCGGGCGAAACCGCCGCTCCGGAACATGGTTGCTCCGCAAGCTCCGCTCCGGAACATGGTCGCTCCGCAAGCTCCGCTCCGGAACATGGTCGCTCCGCAAGCTCCGCTCCGTGGCTCGCCGACAGGGCCCTGCGGCACCTCCTCACCGACATCACCGGCAACACCCACCGCGCGGAGTTCTGCATCGACAAGCTCTACAGCCCCGACAGTGCCCGGGGCCGCCTCGGGCTGCTGGAGCTGCGCGGTTTCGAGATGCCGCCCCACCCCCAGATGGCGATGGTGCAGTCGCTGCTGGTCCGCTCGCTGGTCGCCTGGTTCTGGGACGAACCGCTGCGCGCGCCACTCATCCGGCACGGCGCCAACCTGCACGGTCGATACCTGTTGCCGCACTTCGTGATCCAGGACATCGCTGAGGTCGCCGCCGAGTTGCGCGGGCACGGCGTCGAGTTCGACACCAGCTGGCTGGACCCGTTCACCGAGTTCCGCTTCCCGCGTATCGGGACCGCGGTGCTCGGCGGCGTCGAGATGGAGCTGCGTGGCGCCATCGAACCGTGGAACGTGCTGGGCGAAGAGGCCACCGCCGGCGGGACCGCGCGCTACGTCGACTCCTCGGTGGAGCGGCTGCAGATCCGGCTGATCGGCGCGGACCGGCAACGCCATCTCGTCACCGTCAACGGCCACCCGGTGCCGATGCTGGCCACCGACAACCCCGACGTCCAGGTGGGCGGGGTGCGCTACCGCGCCTGGCAGCCCCCCAGCGCGCTGCACCCCACGATCACCGTCGACGGTCCACTGCGGTTCGAACTCGTCGACGCCGCCACCGGCATGTCCCGGGGCGGATGCACCTATCACGTGTCCCATCCCGGCGGCCGCGCCTACGACACCCCTCCGGTCAACGCGGTGGAGGCCGAGTCACGGCGGGCCCGGCGGTTCGAGACCAGCGGCTTCACCCCGGGCAAAGTCGATCTGGCCGGTCTGCGCGAGAAGCAGGCCCGGCAGGCCACCGATGTGGGTGCACCGGGCATCCTCGATCTGCGGCGAGTGCGTACCGTTCTGCAGTAA
- a CDS encoding SDR family oxidoreductase — protein MTRTVVVTGAGSGIGRSIANTLAQRDWRVVVTDVDGGAAAEVAAALPNPTAGHESAPLDVTSPEAAAAVASDIAGRFGLDAWVSNAGISFMHRFLDAPIERYEQTLDVNLKGVFVCGQAAAREMVRAGTPGMIVNTASMAGKQGRVPFLADYVASKFGVVGLTQAMACELGEHGITVNCVCPGFVETPMQSRELEWEAELRGTTPDGVRAMMISDTPLGRLEQPEDVARAVAFLLSEDARFITGEALAVNGGAYMD, from the coding sequence ATGACGAGAACTGTCGTGGTGACCGGCGCGGGCTCCGGTATCGGACGCTCGATCGCCAACACACTGGCCCAACGGGATTGGCGGGTGGTGGTCACCGATGTCGACGGCGGGGCCGCGGCCGAGGTCGCAGCGGCACTGCCGAATCCGACGGCCGGGCATGAGTCGGCGCCGCTGGACGTCACCTCCCCCGAGGCCGCAGCCGCGGTCGCGTCCGACATCGCCGGACGGTTCGGGCTGGACGCGTGGGTGAGCAACGCGGGGATCTCCTTCATGCACCGCTTCCTCGACGCACCGATCGAGCGGTACGAGCAGACCCTCGACGTCAACCTCAAGGGCGTCTTCGTCTGCGGCCAGGCCGCCGCGCGGGAGATGGTGCGCGCGGGGACACCCGGGATGATCGTGAACACCGCGTCGATGGCGGGCAAGCAGGGCCGGGTGCCGTTCCTGGCGGACTATGTCGCGTCGAAGTTCGGCGTCGTCGGCCTGACCCAGGCGATGGCCTGCGAACTCGGCGAGCACGGCATCACCGTCAACTGCGTGTGCCCCGGCTTCGTAGAGACTCCCATGCAGTCAAGGGAATTGGAGTGGGAAGCGGAGTTGCGCGGCACCACCCCCGACGGTGTGCGCGCGATGATGATCTCCGACACGCCGCTGGGCCGGCTGGAACAGCCCGAGGACGTCGCCCGCGCGGTCGCGTTCCTGCTCTCCGAGGACGCCCGTTTCATCACCGGTGAGGCGCTTGCCGTCAACGGCGGCGCCTACATGGACTGA
- a CDS encoding carbohydrate ABC transporter permease translates to MRFQHGMVAPLAALFVGVVGFPLVYAAYLSVTDYKLTDRGAPTVVGADNYVATFSDGAFWGAFGTTALYVLVAVGLELVIGLAIALALQKQKWAKDLTRSMLLAPMFITPIAVGLTFRFLLNDQLGAIPAMLDGLGIEYDFFGPGRALYTLAFIDVWQWTPFMVLLLLAGLESIPKEPLDAARVDGASGLYVLRRVTLPLLAPVLVVAILLRSLDAMKVFEYVFATTRGGPGTETETLQYFIYQTGIQFFRLGSASSMAFIVMVVVLAVIVIAFRRMERTRRQEGAR, encoded by the coding sequence CTGAGGTTTCAGCACGGGATGGTCGCCCCCCTCGCCGCCCTCTTCGTCGGGGTGGTCGGTTTCCCCCTGGTCTACGCCGCCTACCTCAGCGTCACCGACTACAAGCTGACCGATCGAGGAGCGCCCACCGTGGTGGGCGCCGACAACTACGTCGCCACGTTCTCCGACGGCGCCTTCTGGGGCGCGTTCGGCACGACCGCGCTCTACGTCCTGGTGGCCGTCGGTCTTGAGCTGGTGATCGGGTTGGCCATCGCACTGGCGCTGCAAAAGCAGAAGTGGGCAAAGGATCTCACCCGTTCGATGCTGCTGGCGCCGATGTTCATCACCCCGATCGCGGTCGGGCTCACGTTCCGGTTCCTGCTCAACGACCAACTCGGGGCGATCCCGGCGATGCTGGACGGACTCGGGATCGAGTACGACTTCTTCGGGCCCGGCCGCGCCCTGTACACACTGGCGTTCATCGACGTCTGGCAGTGGACGCCGTTCATGGTGCTGCTGCTGCTCGCCGGCCTGGAATCGATTCCGAAGGAACCGCTGGACGCCGCGCGCGTCGACGGGGCGAGTGGTCTCTATGTGTTGCGTCGGGTCACGCTGCCGCTGCTCGCACCCGTGCTGGTGGTCGCGATCCTGTTGCGCAGCCTGGACGCGATGAAGGTCTTCGAGTACGTGTTCGCCACCACCCGCGGCGGGCCCGGCACCGAAACCGAGACGCTGCAGTACTTCATCTACCAGACCGGCATCCAATTCTTCCGGCTCGGCTCGGCTTCGTCGATGGCGTTCATCGTGATGGTGGTCGTGCTGGCGGTCATCGTGATCGCATTCCGACGGATGGAGAGGACGCGCAGACAGGAGGGAGCGCGATGA
- a CDS encoding sn-glycerol-3-phosphate ABC transporter ATP-binding protein UgpC, with protein sequence MATVRFSGVNKAYGNTSVVSDLDLELPDGSFTVLVGPSGCGKSTSLRMLAGLETVTSGTITIGDRDVTHLQPRDRDIAMVFQNYALYPHLTVAENIAFPLRATKTPRGEALARAAEIAESLGLAKLLNRKPKDLSGGQQQRVAIGRAIIREPSVFLFDEPLSNLDAKLRVETRTELLQIQRRLGITSVYVTHDQEEAMTLSDRMVVMRDGQIAQQGTPQEVYARPADTFVAAFVGSPKMNLIDGEVSGTTFTMGNGFSLAVDQPTAAGPVTLGVRPDDLLPTVSDGDAAARVILIEHLGPRAIVTIDARGTELTSVVETSRLSGISEGTAVDLAARPGATHLFDTATGRRLVG encoded by the coding sequence ATGGCAACCGTTCGCTTCTCCGGCGTCAACAAGGCGTACGGAAACACCTCTGTCGTCAGCGATCTCGACCTCGAGCTGCCCGACGGATCCTTCACCGTGCTCGTCGGCCCGTCGGGCTGCGGCAAGTCGACCTCGCTGCGCATGCTCGCCGGTCTGGAGACCGTCACCTCCGGCACCATCACCATCGGCGACCGGGACGTCACCCACTTGCAGCCGCGGGACCGCGACATCGCGATGGTGTTCCAGAACTACGCCCTCTACCCGCACCTCACGGTGGCCGAGAACATCGCGTTCCCGTTGCGCGCCACCAAGACGCCGCGAGGCGAGGCGCTCGCCCGGGCGGCGGAGATCGCCGAGTCGCTGGGGCTTGCGAAACTGTTGAACCGCAAGCCCAAAGACCTCAGCGGCGGCCAGCAGCAGCGCGTCGCGATCGGCCGGGCGATCATCCGCGAGCCCTCGGTGTTCCTGTTCGACGAGCCGCTGAGCAACCTCGATGCGAAGCTGCGGGTGGAGACCCGCACCGAGCTTCTGCAGATCCAGCGCCGCCTCGGCATCACCTCGGTCTACGTCACCCACGACCAGGAAGAGGCGATGACGCTCTCGGACCGCATGGTGGTGATGCGCGACGGCCAGATCGCCCAGCAGGGCACCCCGCAGGAGGTATACGCCCGTCCCGCAGACACTTTCGTCGCGGCGTTCGTCGGCAGCCCGAAGATGAACCTGATCGACGGCGAGGTCTCGGGCACCACGTTCACCATGGGCAACGGCTTCAGCCTGGCCGTCGATCAGCCGACGGCCGCCGGCCCGGTGACACTGGGGGTGCGGCCCGACGACCTGCTGCCCACCGTCTCCGACGGCGACGCGGCGGCCCGGGTGATCCTGATCGAGCATCTCGGCCCGCGCGCGATCGTCACGATCGACGCGCGCGGCACCGAACTGACCAGCGTGGTGGAGACCTCGCGACTGTCGGGCATCTCCGAGGGCACCGCCGTCGACCTGGCTGCCCGTCCCGGCGCCACCCACCTCTTCGATACCGCCACCGGCCGACGTCTTGTCGGCTGA
- a CDS encoding carbohydrate ABC transporter permease yields MTRSTVVTVLRVALLWAAGISVLFPIVWIALASVKTSEQLNDPFLIAFTPNFASWHNVLASGILGAAGRSALVALVTVGISVVVGSMGAYAIARYRAGGTLTKFGMLAAQVLPPAVLVFPFLTMAYALRLTDTLIPVIFAHLSFVLPVVTWFLIGFFEAVPRSLEEQAQVDGFSRFAAFRMVVLPQVYPGIGAAAIFGFTLSWNDLFYGLILAPGKAAILPVAIAGFNTFRGVQIGSMSAAILIAVVPVVIASFFIQRKLVQGISGGAVKF; encoded by the coding sequence ATGACCCGTTCCACCGTGGTCACCGTTCTGCGGGTGGCACTGCTCTGGGCCGCGGGCATCTCGGTGCTCTTCCCCATCGTCTGGATCGCGCTGGCCAGCGTGAAAACGTCCGAACAGCTCAATGATCCGTTCCTGATCGCGTTCACCCCGAACTTCGCCAGCTGGCACAACGTGCTGGCCTCGGGCATCCTCGGCGCTGCCGGGCGCAGCGCGCTGGTCGCGCTGGTCACCGTCGGCATCAGCGTGGTGGTCGGCAGCATGGGCGCCTACGCGATCGCGCGCTACCGGGCCGGCGGCACCCTCACCAAGTTCGGCATGCTCGCCGCGCAGGTGCTGCCGCCGGCGGTGCTGGTCTTTCCGTTCCTGACCATGGCCTACGCGCTGCGGCTGACCGACACGCTGATCCCGGTGATCTTCGCGCACCTGAGTTTCGTTCTGCCCGTGGTGACCTGGTTCCTGATCGGCTTCTTCGAGGCGGTGCCCCGGTCTTTGGAGGAACAGGCCCAGGTCGACGGCTTCAGCAGGTTCGCGGCGTTCCGCATGGTGGTGCTGCCGCAGGTCTATCCGGGCATCGGCGCCGCGGCCATCTTCGGGTTCACGCTGTCGTGGAACGACTTGTTCTACGGGCTCATCCTGGCTCCCGGCAAAGCGGCGATCCTGCCGGTGGCCATCGCAGGTTTCAACACGTTCCGCGGGGTGCAGATCGGCTCGATGAGCGCGGCGATCCTCATCGCGGTCGTCCCCGTCGTCATCGCGAGCTTCTTCATCCAACGCAAGCTGGTGCAGGGCATCAGCGGCGGCGCGGTGAAGTTCTAG